The Candida orthopsilosis Co 90-125, chromosome 7 draft sequence genome has a window encoding:
- a CDS encoding Elf1 mRNA export protein — translation MSKSFDDFVKQQQAQQKPKTFGYRNANAGGQQYNFNNTFVPGQFQQQQYQGYQPYPGQQFQGQPNQGYNQNRYYNKPSQSNQSSSVASPIDSLPTSGRSTPNPNASTTSLTSLNTALSKLNVDVPFHENLTNIEKASKIGEVKTEVNSIVAQIAEQNDLSIINEWKLNDILKSLLKPKNSPLVKEGALLIIQQSAVQFGGQTPKEWLLLQFFATAYDLFTDKDKNVIKAAKSATDALFGIYPVEALGSVVLDEYLSIFKSGAKWNCKVAALENFNKIIDTVPADILELKFVDVVPVLTDLSTDFKPELAKSGLATLKKFVKVLDNLDLQNKYDLIVDTLADPKQVPECIKNLSSVTFVAEVTEPALSLLVPILDKSLKMSSSSNEQLRQTVMVTENLTRLVNNKREIETFIPILLPGVEKVVNNASLPEVRELADKAYKVLKDAEAEQTDGKFHGRISLKEAENFYTENLPEGVEAPSCVNSNYLEYLGKVFQVDAHVNDWKRLSEYLIMISKDEKYAQAVTANVKHLFNPESTSDGTNDDGAIEIVNADFSLAYGSRMLLNKTNLRLLKGHRYGLCGRNGAGKSTLMRAISKGQLEGFPSADELKTCFVEHRLQGSEADMDLVSFIASDPELANVQKNEIKSALFDVGFSEETLVKNVGSLSGGWKMKLELARAMLMHADVLLLDEPTNHLDVGNVKWLEQYLVDHTEITSLIVSHDSGFLDAVCTDIIHYENKKLAYYKGNLSEFVKVKPEGKSYYTLTDSNVKMAFPPPGILTGVKSNTRSVARMSNVTFTYPGAAKPSLNNVSCSLSLSSRVAIVGPNGAGKSTLIKLLTGELIPAEGKVEKHPNLRIGYIAQHALQHVEQHKEKTANQYLQWRYRFGDDREVLLKESRKISDEEKEMMEKEIDIGDGRGKRQVEAIVGRQKLKKSFQYEVKWKYWLPKYNSWVPRETLLNEGFDKLIQKFDDHEASREGLGYRELSPKVIRKHFEDVGLDGDIADHTPMGSLSGGQLVKVVIAGAMWNNPHLLVLDEPTNYLDRDSLGGLAIAIREWSGGVVMISHNNEFVGALCPEQWHVENGQVIQKGTIAVDSQRFEDGGSESAEGSPAPEVKKRADDDDSPANIKVRTRKKKMTRNEKKAQAERRRLRYIEWLSSPKGTPKPVDTDDEEE, via the coding sequence ATGTCGAAATCGTTTGACGACTTTGTGAAGCAGCAACAGGCTCAACAAAAGCCAAAAACTTTTGGATACAGAAATGCCAATGCTGGTGGGCAGCAATataacttcaacaacacatTCGTACCAGGACAATTccagcaacaacagtaCCAAGGTTATCAACCATATCCAGGACAACAGTTTCAAGGACAACCAAACCAGGGATACAATCAAAACAGATATTACAACAAGCCTTCGCAGAGTAATCAAAGCTCATCTGTCGCATCACCTATTGACTCTCTTCCTACCAGTGGTAGAAGCAcaccaaatccaaatgcTTCAACAACGTCTTTAACTTCTTTGAACACTgcactttcaaaattaaatgTTGATGTACCATTTCATGAGAACTTGACGAATATAGAAAAGGCAAGCAAGATCGGTGAAGTCAAAACCGAAGTGAATTCTATTGTGGCCCAAATTGCTGAACAAAATGACTTGTCAATTATCAATGAATGGAAGTTGAATGATATCTTGAAGTCATtattgaaaccaaaaaacTCACCATTGGTAAAAGAAGGTGCATTGCTTATTATTCAGCAACTGGCAGTTCAATTTGGTGGACAAACTCCAAAGGAATGGcttcttttgcaattcttTGCAACAGCATACGACTTGTTTACGGATAAAGACAAGAATGTAATCAAGGCAGCCAAGTCTGCTACCGATGCATTGTTTGGAATTTACCCAGTTGAAGCTTTAGGCTCAGTGGTATTGGATGAATACTTGTCAATCTTCAAGTCAGGCGCCAAGTGGAACTGCAAAGTTGCagctttggaaaatttcaataaaatcattgaCACTGTACCAGCTgatattttggaattgaaatttgtcGATGTGGTACCAGTATTGACTGATTTGTCCACTGATTTCAAACCCGAATTAGCAAAATCTGGTTTGGCTACgttgaaaaaatttgttaaaGTATTGGATAACTTGGATTTACAGAACAAGtatgatttgattgttgatacCTTGGCTGATCCAAAACAAGTACCTGAGTGTATCAAGAATCTTTCGTCAGTTACTTTTGTCGCCGAAGTTACAGAACCAGCATTATCTTTGTTAGTTCCTATCTTGGACAAgtcattgaaaatgtcatCCTCTTCAAACGAACAATTAAGACAAACTGTTATGGTGACTGAGAATTTAACCAGATtggtcaacaacaaaagagagATTGAAACATTCATCCCAATTCTTTTACCAGGTGTCGAAAAAGTTGTCAATAATGCATCCTTACCAGAAGTTAGGGAGTTGGCTGATAAAGCATACAAAGTGTTGAAGGATGCAGAAGCAGAGCAGACGGATGGTAAGTTCCATGGTAGAATAAGTTTGAAGGAAGCAGAAAACTTTTACACTGAAAATTTACCAGAAGGAGTAGAAGCACCATCTTGTGTTAATAGCAATTACTTGGAGTACCTTGGTAAGGTCTTTCAAGTTGATGCACACGTCAATGACTGGAAGAGGTTATCAGAATACTTGATAATGATATCCAAGGACGAAAAATATGCTCAAGCAGTCACTGCCAATGTCAAACACTTATTCAATCCGGAATCGACCCTGGATGGTACAAACGATGATGGTGCAATTGAAATCGTCAATGCTGATTTTTCATTAGCATATGGATCACGtatgttgttgaacaaaacaaacttgAGACTTTTGAAAGGACACAGATACGGTTTATGTGGTAGAAATGGTGCTGGTAAATCCACCTTGATGAGAGCTATTTCTAAAGGTCAATTAGAAGGGTTCCCTTCTGCTGATGAATTGAAGACATGTTTTGTTGAGCATAGGTTGCAAGGATCCGAAGCTGACATGGACTTGGTTAGTTTCATTGCTTCTGATCCTGAATTGGCCAATGttcaaaaaaatgaaatcaaatctgCATTGTTTGACGTTGGATTTTCAGAAGAGACATTGGTGAAGAATGTAGGATCTTTATCGGGTGGTTGgaagatgaaattggaattggcCAGAGCAATGTTGATGCATGCAGATGTTCTATTATTGGATGAACCTACAAATCATTTGGATGTTGGAAATGTCAAATGGTTGGAACAGTATCTAGTTGATCATACTGAAATTACATCATTGATTGTTTCTCATGATTCCGGATTCCTTGATGCTGTGTGTACCGATATCATCCATTAtgaaaacaagaaattagCATACTACAAAGGTAACTTGTCAGAATTTGTCAAGGTTAAACCAGAGGGAAAATCATACTATACATTGACTGATTCCAACGTCAAGATGGCTTTCCCTCCACCTGGTATCCTCACTGGTGTCAAATCAAACACCAGGTCAGTTGCTCGTATGTCTAATGTGACATTCACTTACCCAGGAGCTGCCAAACCATCTTTGAACAACGtttcttgttcattgtCATTGTCTTCAAGAGTTGCCATCGTTGGTCCTAATGGTGCTGGTAAATCCACATTGATCAAGTTACTCACTGGTGAATTGATCCCAGCTGAGggtaaagttgaaaaacatCCAAACTTGAGAATTGGGTACATTGCCCAACATGCTTTGCAACATGTTGAACAGcataaagaaaaaaccGCCAATCAATACTTGCAATGGCGTTATAGATTTGGTGATGATCGAGAAGTTTTATTAAAAGAATCAAGAAAGATttctgatgaagagaaagaaatgATGGAAAAGGAGATTGATATTGGAGATGGTAGAGGTAAAAGACAAGTTGAAGCAATTGTTGGTAgacaaaagttgaaaaaatctTTCCAATATGAAGTCAAATGGAAGTACTGGTTACCTAAATACAATTCTTGGGTTCCTAGAGAAACGTTATTAAATGAGGGATTTGATAAGCTCATACAGAAGTTCGATGATCACGAAGCTTCAAGAGAAGGTTTGGGATACAGGGAATTGAGTCCTAAAGTTATTCGTaaacattttgaagatgttggTTTAGACGGAGACATTGCTGATCATACCCCAATGGGTTCATTATCTGGTGGTCAATTGGTCAAGGTGGTTATTGCTGGTGCAATGTGGAACAATCCTCATTTATTGGTTTTGGATGAACCTACAAACTATCTAGACCGTGACTCTTTGGGAGGTTTAGCTATCGCAATCAGAGAATGGTCCGGTGGTGTCGTTATGATTTCACACAACAATGAATTTGTAGGAGCTTTATGTCCAGAACAATGGCATGTTGAAAATGGACAAGTTATTCAAAAAGGTACCATTGCTGTTGACTCACAAAGATTTGAAGATGGAGGAAGCGAGTCTGCTGAAGGATCACCTGCTCCAGAAGTCAAGAAACgtgctgatgatgatgattcacCAGCTAATATTAAAGTTAGAACtagaaagaagaagatgaccagaaatgaaaagaaagccCAAGctgaaagaagaaggttaAGGTATATTGAATGGTTGAGCTCACCTAAAGGAACACCAAAGCCAGTTGACACtgacgatgaagaggaaTAG
- a CDS encoding Pre8 alpha-2_sc subunit of proteasome, with protein sequence MADRYSFSLTTFSPSGKLVQIEYALNAVKQGVTTIGIKCDNGVVLATERKSNSVLNKSDVNNKVEYITPNIGMTYSGMGPDFRVLVDKARKLAQTNYKLIYNEYPPVRIMVQEIAKVMQESTQSGGIRPFGVSLLVGGYDEFSEKFQLYQVDPSGSYFPWKATAIGKTANSAKTFLEKRWNENLQLEDAIHVSLLALKESVEGELIGDNLDIAVISDPQEQLLGFTGTNIEGPRFKKLSADEINDILDSL encoded by the exons ATGGCTGACAGATATTCATTCTCTTTGACCACATTTTCACCAAG TGGTAAATTagttcaaattgaatacgCCCTCAATGCCGTCAAACAAGGTGTTACTACAATCGGAATCAAATGTGACAATGGAGTAGTATTAGCTACAGAACGTAAATCGAATTCGGTACTCAACAAATCGGatgtcaacaacaaagtcGAATACATAACACCAAACATTGGTATGACATATAGTGGAATGGGACCAGATTTCCGAGTGTTGGTTGATAAAGCTCGTAAGTTGGCCCAaacaaattacaaattaaTTTATAATGAATATCCACCTGTACGTATTATGGTTCAAGAAATTGCCAAAGTTATGCAAGAAAGTACGCAATCGGGAGGTATAAGACCATTTGGAGTATCACTATTAGTTGGTGGATATGATGAATTTTCAGagaagtttcaattgtatcaGGTAGATCCTAGTGGTTCATATTTCCCATGGAAGGCAACTGCTATAGGGAAGACGGCAAATAGTGCAAAGACATTCCTTGAAAAGAGATGGAATGAAAATTTGCAATTAGAAGATGCTATTCATGTATCACTTTTGGCCTTGAAAGAAAGTGTTGAAGGAGAATTGATTGGTGATAATTTGGACATTGCTGTTATTAGTGATCCACAAGAACAATTATTAGGTTTTACTGGCACCAATATTGAAGGCCCAAGGTTTAAGAAGTTGAGtgctgatgaaattaaCGATATTTTAGACTCATTGTAA
- a CDS encoding U3-containing small subunit processome complex protein produces the protein MAKKSKGVKKSGKNRSSRKIIDAYQIAEKQERKNHPRDFDDDESDNDVPFEEGILDARKFLNDGQQDEDLLDEEIDSDEALASDDDYDVLNSKFSQTIRDKTKRRKLGQDSDSESEIDVDDEDAYDSIDEGQLVTLSEAWDMDDRDFAQVKGSKESNELVLNDEWESESSSSGDDESGDDEDDEAADEVEEDWGDTTKASTSDSESESEEDESDSEDVFAHESDDEDDEVDLVKTTGMLKKELESSKPKERKKFVAETRTENEFSVPSNGQKLSLSDMMKDVSGVDNILIDQDAKAVVTPLPKRIQQRNDRGAAYELAKKEVSKWSDTVQQNRQAEVLKFPMQQPDQINDSALTFRADNHTPTTNLEKKVNDLLTQSALVDDKKEATFEEIAMAKMSPEEMRKRTNELRLMRELMFRDERRAKRLKKIKSKQYHKIKKRERLRNQELGDEAEDIDGEEEDHDMERAKERMSLKHKTQSKWAQSMIKSGLSKDVSNREELEEMLRQGERLREKQLGRKGGEDDDDEGFYSDDNLDRLEREYAKDGEDINRSKIGKGVMAMDFMKNAEKRKKEENLKQIEHLRRLENGEDTGIDLFEEDNGLVNVKKNTGRRVYNAAAIDDTDLNEEIRNEVVDDNAKSLDAKINKVQVIEKEAKDDGKDKAKVEKIQVDESNPWLASSTSTSTSYNDTRQKSSKITTVIDENSSKLAKAAAKIAKRKQKHHNDTESLIDVNNTLAISEVQKGEDDSDEGEDIDTDSVPTMFKQKELIKEAFIGDDVTSEFQQEKKRMIEDEDDKEEDATLPGWGDWTGGSTKGNKNKKRKFIRKIDGVTQRDKRKDKNLSNVIINEKLNKKILKYQSSDVPYPFETREQYERSLRMPLGQEWTSRETHQKLTMPRVITKQGVVIDPLKAPFK, from the coding sequence ATGGCAAAGAAGAGCAAAGGAGTGAAGAAAAGTGGTAAGAATAGAAGCTCGAGGAAAATAATCGATGCTTATCAAATTGCTGAGAAACAAGAGAGAAAGAACCACCCTCGTGACtttgatgacgatgaatCAGATAATGATGTTccatttgaagaaggtaTATTAGATGCAAGAAAGTTTTTAAACGATGGACAACAAGATGAGGATTTACTCGATGAAGAGATTGATTCTGATGAAGCGTTGGcaagtgatgatgattatgatgtTTTGAATAGTAAATTTTCACAAACGATACGAGACAAGACAAAGAGAAGGAAGTTAGGACAAGACAGTGATAGTGAGAGCGagattgatgttgatgatgaagatgcgTATGATAGTATTGATGAGGGTCAGTTGGTTACTTTGTCAGAAGCCTGGGATATGGATGATCGTGATTTTGCTCAAGTAAAAGGAAGTAAGGAGTCGAATGAATTAGTGCTTAATGATGAGTGGGAGTCCGAGAGCTCGTCCAGTGGAGATGACGAAAGTGGcgatgatgaggatgatgaagcTGCTGACGAAGTGGAGGAAGATTGGGGAGATACCACTAAAGCATCCACCTCCGATCTGGAGTCTGAATCAGAAGAGGATGAATCAGATAGCGAGGATGTGTTTGCCCATGAATCAGACGACgaggatgatgaagttgatctTGTCAAGACTACGGgaatgttgaaaaaggaacTAGAATCATCGAAGCCCAAAGAGCGTAAAAAGTTTGTTGCTGAAACTCGAACTGAAAACGAATTTAGTGTTCCATCAAATGGTCAAAAGTTGTCACTAAGTGATATGATGAAGGATGTCAGTGGTGTTGATAATATACTTATTGATCAAGATGCTAAAGCAGTAGTTACACCATTACCTAAACGTATTCAACAAAGGAATGATCGTGGAGCTGCTTATGAATTAGCTAAAAAGGAAGTAAGTAAATGGAGTGATACAGTGCAACAAAATAGACAAGCTGAAGTATTGAAGTTCCCTATGCAACAACCAGATCAAATTAACGATTCAGCATTGACATTCAGAGCAGATAACCATACTCCAACAACGAAtcttgaaaagaaagttaATGATTTGCTTACGCAATCAGCtttggttgatgataaaaagGAAGCtacatttgaagaaattgctaTGGCTAAAATGTCACCTGAAGAAATGCGTAAACGTACCAACGAATTGAGACTTATGAGAGAGTTGATGTTTAGGGATGAACGTAGAGCCAAGAGGTTAAAAAAGATCAAGTCAAAACAATACCACAAGATTAAAAAGAGAGAAAGGTTGAGAAATCAAGAGTTGGGTGATGAGGCAGAAGAtattgatggtgaagaagaagatcaTGACATGGAAAGGGCTAAAGAGAGAATGAGCTTGAAACACAAGACTCAACTGAAGTGGGCTCAATCGATGATCAAAAGTGGATTGTCAAAAGATGTATCCAATAGAGAGGAGCTAGAGGAGATGTTGAGACAAGGTGAACGATTAAGGGAGAAACAATTGGGAAGAAAAGGGGGCGAAgacgacgatgatgaaggtTTCTACAGTGATGACAATTTAGATCGTCTTGAACGTGAATATGCTAAAGACGGCGAAGATATAAATAGGAGCAAGATTGGTAAGGGGGTAATGGCGATGGATTTTATGAAAAATGCCgaaaagaggaaaaaagaagaaaacttgaaacaaattgaacacTTGAGACGATTGGAAAATGGTGAAGACACTGGTATCGACTTGTTTGAGGAGGATAATGGATTGGTCAATGTCAAGAAGAATACCGGTAGACGAGTATACAATGCGGcagcaattgatgatacGGATttaaatgaagaaataAGGAACGAAGTTGTAGATGATAATGCAAAATCACTAGATGCCAAGATTAACAAAGTACAGGTTATTGAGAAGGAAGCTAAAGATGATGGAAAAGATAAAGCtaaagttgaaaagatCCAAGTCGATGAATCCAATCCTTGGCTTGCTTCTTCCACATCCACATCCACATCGTATAATGACACCCGACAAAAATCAAGTAAAATTACCACCgtgattgatgaaaactCATCCAAACTTGCTAAGGCAGCCGCCAAAATAGCCAAGCGTAAACAAAAGCATCATAATGATACCGAATCGCTCATTGATGTTAACAATACACTAGCCATTTCTGAAGTTCAGAAAGGTGAAGATGATTCAGATGAAGGAGAAGATATTGATACTGATTCAGTACCTACAATgttcaaacaaaaagaattaATTAAAGAGGCATTTATTGGCGATGATGTAACTAGTGAATTCCAACAGGAAAAGAAACGTatgattgaagatgaagatgataaagaGGAAGATGCAACATTACCAGGGTGGGGTGATTGGACTGGAGGATCTACTAAGGGGAACAAGAAtaagaagagaaaatttATTCGTAAGATCGATGGAGTTACTCAACGTGATAAACGTAAAGATAAGAATTTGTCAAACGTCATTATAAATGAAAAGCTAAACAAGAAAATCCTCAAATACCAATCACTGGATGTACCATATCCTTTTGAAACTAGAGAACAATATGAACGTTCATTACGAATGCCATTGGGACAAGAATGGACCAGTCGAGAAACTCATCAGAAATTAACCATGCCTAGGGTCATTACTAAACAAGGTGTTGTTATAGATCCATTAAAAGCTCCATTCAAGtaa
- a CDS encoding Alo1 D-Arabinono-1,4-lactone oxidase (involved in biosynthesis of dehydro-D-arabinono-1,4-lactone, which has a protective role against oxidative damage) — protein sequence MMFATKSRGGDIPDSLKPFTTNKFIHKTWAGTFYCQPQAIFQPRNVDEIKELIKQARLYHKTIMTVGSGHSPSDLTMTKEWLCNLDKFNHVLHQEEHWGPVSEGSSDKEVKFVDLSVEAGCRVFELNEYLKNHDLAIQNLGSISDQSVAGLISTGTHGSTPYHGLVSQQVVSITFLNSAGESITCSSIDKPNYFKAILLSLGKIGIITHVTLRTCPRYTIKSVQEIIHFDTLLSQWNTIWLDSEFIRIWWFPYTDKCVLWRANKSNDAISLPRESWYGTTFGRFFYQSLLWISVHLWPSLTPHIENFVFEQQYGKVETLGQGDIAVQNSVEALNMDCLFSQFVNEWSAPLVNGVDILKQLKQVITNAAASKKFYVHAPIEVRCSNVTQCNEPFVDDDGHESLYPSQNWLSKRSKTSPGPIPGNNLRPYLDNSPRLPHKQTNSHPTNDELTLFINATMYRPFGTNVGTHQWYQIFENIMIKADGKPHWAKNFIGVETEKQNETEVVDDLHQQLEFGGKKFYSMIGFKKLMQNWFGQDLVEFNNVRKVTDPDGVFLSGKSWADRNGILLD from the coding sequence ATGATGTTCGCCACGAAGTCAAGAGGAGGTGACATACCAGACTCGTTAAAACCGTTCACTACGAATAAGTTTATTCACAAGACATGGGCAGGTACGTTCTATTGTCAACCACAAGCCATATTTCAGCCTCGCAACGTCgatgaaattaaagaattgattaagCAAGCTAGATTATATCACAAGACTATCATGACGGTTGGGTCTGGCCATTCACCAAGCGATTTAACCATGACTAAAGAATGGTTGTGTAATTTAGACAAGTTCAATCATGTATTGCATCAGGAAGAGCATTGGGGACCTGTACTGGAGGGTAGCTCAGACAAGGAAGTtaagtttgttgatttgtcCGTTGAAGCTGGATGTCgtgtttttgaattgaatgaatatttgaaaaatcatgATTTGGCTATACAGAATCTTGGTTCTATTAGTGATCAATCAGTTGCTGGTTTGATATCTACTGGTACTCATGGATCTACCCCCTATCATGGATTAGTTTCACAACAAGTTGTTTCCATAACTTTTCTCAACTCAGCTGGTGAGTCAATAActtgttcatcaattgataaaccCAATTATTTCAAAGCTATTCTCTTATCATTGGGTAAGATTGGTATTATTACTCATGTCACATTACGTACATGTCCTAGGTACACTATTAAATCAGTCCAAGAAATTATCCATTTCGATACATTGTTGTCTCAATGGAATACAATTTGGTTAGATTCGGAATTTATCAGAATTTGGTGGTTTCCATATACTGATAAATGTGTACTTTGGCGAGccaataaatcaaatgacGCAATTTCCTTACCTAGAGAATCATGGTATGGAACTACATTCGGTCGATTCTTTTATCAATCATTACTTTGGATTTCAGTTCACTTGTGGCCAAGTTTAACACCtcatattgaaaattttgtatttgaacaacaatatGGTAAAGTCGAAACTTTGGGACAGGGAGATATAGCGGTACAAAATTCTGTTGAGGCTTTGAATATGGATTGTTTATTTTCACAATTTGTTAATGAATGGTCAGCTCCATTGGTTAATGGAGTTGATattttaaaacaattgaaacaagttATTACAAATGCAGCCGCATCAAAGAAGTTTTATGTCCATGCACCAATTGAAGTCAGATGCTCCAATGTAACTCAATGCAATGAACCTTTTGTCGATGATGACGGTCATGAATCATTGTATCCATCACAAAATTGGTTGTCAAAGAGATCGAAGACTAGTCCTGGACCCATACCTGGAAATAATTTACGCCCCTATTTGGATAACTCGCCACGATTACCACATAAGCAAACAAATTCTCATCCAactaatgatgaattgacGTTGTTTATAAATGCAACAATGTATCGACCATTTGGCACTAATGTAGGTACTCATCAATGgtatcaaatttttgaaaatatcatGATTAAAGCTGATGGGAAACCACACTGGGcgaaaaatttcattggTGTCGAAacagaaaaacaaaatgagACTGAGgtggttgatgatttacATCAACAGTTGGAATTTGGTGGAAAgaaattttattcaatgattggatttaagaaattgatgcaaaacTGGTTTGGCCAAGATCTTGTTGAGTTTAACAATGTTCGTAAAGTAACTGATCCTGATGGTGTTTTCCTCTCTGGGAAATCATGGGCTGATAGAAATGGTATTTTATTGGATTGA
- a CDS encoding Erg13 3-hydroxy-3-methylglutaryl coenzyme A synthase, protein MMTKSPQNIGIKGIEVYIPGQAVNQTELEKFDGIPQGKYTIGLGQTNMAFVNDTEDIYSISLTVLSNLLSHYKINTDHIGRLEVGTETLLDKSKSVKSVLMQLFGENSDIEGVDTINACYGGTSAVINAVNWIESSSWDGRDAIVVAGDIAIYDKGAARPTGGVGAVALWIGPDAPIVFDSIRGSYMEHAYDFYKPDFTSEYPTVDGHFSLSCYVKAIDNCYKNYSRKVTGDKNKTVGLYNHFDYNAFHVPTCKLVTKSYARLLYNDYKSNPEKFADLIDEQTRKHIDALSYENSLTDKILEKTFVTLAKDQTKARVEPALKVPTNTGNMYTASAWVSLASVIYYATNSGANLLNKRIGVFSYGSGLASTLLSVVIKGDVSQITKVLNFDYKLGEGRKIESPQAYVDAIGLREDAHLQKSFKPKGSIENLPVGTYYLLEVDDKYRRKYGIKE, encoded by the coding sequence ATGATGACTAAATCTCCTCAAAATATTGGTATCAAAGGTATCGAAGTATACATCCCAGGTCAAGCAGTCAATCAGactgaattggaaaaatttgatggCATTCCTCAAGGTAAATACACCATTGGTTTAGGACAAACCAACATGGCATTTGTCAATGATACCGAAGATATTTACTCCATTAGTTTAACcgttttatcaaatttattgtCCCATTATAAGATCAACACTGATCATATTGGTAGATTGGAAGTTGGTACTGAAACATTATTGgataaatcaaaatcagttAAATCGGTATTGATGCAATTATTTGGCGAAAATTCCGATATCGAAGGTGTTGACACTATTAATGCATGTTATGGAGGTACTTCAGCTGTCATTAATGCTGTTAATTGGATTGAAAGTTCCAGCTGGGATGGTAGAGAtgccattgttgttgctggaGATATTGCTATTTATGACAAGGGAGCAGCTAGACCTActggtggtgttggtgCCGTTGCCTTGTGGATCGGTCCTGATGCccctattgtttttgattcaatcaGAGGATCATATATGGAACACGCTTACGATTTTTATAAACCGGACTTCACTAGTGAATACCCAACTGTTGATGGACATTTCTCATTGAGTTGTTATGTCAAAGCCATTGATAATTGTTATAAAAATTATTCTCGTAAGGTCACTGGTGATAAAAACAAGACTGTCGGGTTGTATAATCATTTCGATTATAATGCATTCCATGTCCCAACCTGTAAATTAGTCACCAAAAGTTATGCCAGATTATTGTATAATGACTACAAGTCAAACCCAGAAAAATTTGCTGATTTAATCGATgaacaaacaagaaaacATATTGATGCATTGTCATATGAAAATTCATTAACTGATAAAATCTTGGAAAAGACTTTTGTCACTTTGGCTAAAGACCAAACTAAAGCCCGTGTTGAACCAGCTTTAAAAGTTCCTACAAATACTGGTAACATGTACACTGCATCAGCTTGGGTTTCCCTCGCATCAGTCATCTACTATGCTACCAACAGTGGTGCTAACTTACTAAACAAGAGAATTGGAGTCTTTTCCTATGGATCAGGATTAGCGTCAACTTTATTATCAGTCGTTATAAAAGGTGATGTTTCccaaatcaccaaagtATTAAACTTTGATTATAAGTTGGGTGAAGGACGTAAAATTGAATCTCCACAAGCTTATGTTGATGCAATTGGCCTTAGAGAAGATGctcatttacaaaagagCTTCAAACCTAAGGGATCAATTGAGAATTTACCTGTTGGAACCTATTATTTATTGGAAGTTGATGACAAATATAGAAGAAAATACGGTATAAAAGAATAA